AATTACTCCTATAATTCCAAAAATAGATGAAATTAAATAAGTAAAAACAGCAACAAACTTAGATTCCTTATTGAATTTTTTCCTTATTTTATCATAAATATGATCTTTATCGCCCAAAAAAGGAGATTTTTTATTCAAAATTCTCCTTATTACAGCATAAGTTAAATCAGTAAAATAAAAACCAGTGATAATCAAAGAAATAAAATATCCGCCTCTTCCAGATCTTCCAGACAAAAAAGAAAAAGAATAAAACAAAATGTATCCTATAAGATATGATCCGGCATCACCTAGAAAAATCTTTGCAGGGTGAAAATTATAAATCAAGAATCCTGAAATTGCTGCTGCAAAAATTAATAATCCAAAGTTCTTAGAAATAAAAGCAAAAAATAACAAACTAACAACAGCCGTACCTGCACACACTCCATCCATTCCATCAACCATATTTACTCCATTTATTAAGGCAATTCCTGTTATAACAAGCAAAATAAATTGAAATGGTTGATCTATCCCTGCTACGTAATATATAGCCATAGATACTACGATAAATTCTGCTATTAATCTTATAAAGGGAGAGACTCGTTTTATATCATCGTATAAACCTATACAGGTTAATAGACCTGCAGGAATTATAAATCCCAAATCCTTATAATAAAAAGGCAACACAGATAAAAAAATTACTATTCCACCTAAATATGGTGTAGGTTCTTTGTGAACCTTTAAAATATTATCTGGTTTATCAACAATATTAAACTTCTTGGCAATTTTTATCATAAAAGGAACTAATATTACCGAGATTAAAAAAGAAAGAAGCACTTGAACTAACAACATATTTTTTGCCACTCTCCAAAAATGCTATAGTCATTGCAATGACTTAATTATACTCCACAATGTCCCCAATCCATAAGAAATATGCAAAACAGGAAACATTGACAAACAGTAGAAAAATAATCGTATATTCTTGCTACTTATTGCAAATTTAAAGGAAAAATAAATATCTATTAACAAATATACCAATATGGGAGAAGAAAAAAGTAAATTAAACAATATATTATCAGAAAATATTAAAAATAATATTAAAAAAAATATATACAACGTAAAAATGAAAGGGATGAAATGTCTAATGGAAATACCATGAGGAGCTAATTTTAAGGTTAAAAAGTTCCAATATCCATTAGAAAAATTTTTTTTGACAAAATCACTGAAATTTTTAGGAACAAAATAAGTATTTTCAATCGGCATAAGATATATTTTCAATCCGTTTTTTCTCATTCTATAATTAAATTCAATGTCTTGATTTCTAAACAATCGTTCATCAAAGTATCCTATTTTCTCAAAAACTTCTTTTCTATAACATGCATATGCAACCGTATCTACTTCCTTTTCTCCACTTTTATCGTATCTATGTTTAGCAGCTGTACCAAAAGGAGAAGAATACACAAAAGCAAACGCCTTCTCTAAAAAATTATTACTATCTATTGCTTCAGATCGAGTAATACCGCCTACAGCATAAGCTTCATGATTTTTAACAAGAAAATTTATACATTTTTCTATATAATATTTATTGAATATTGTGTGAGCTCCTGCTATCAATATAAAATCCCCTTTACTTTTTCTAATGCCTAAATTGAGACCATATGGAGTGTAAACCTTATCGTTAAAAAATAATGCTATATGATTATACTTTCTCTGATACTTCCTTACTATTTCAACTGTATTATCTGTCGACATTCCATCAACAATTATAATCTCATCTGGAACTTTCGTTTGATTTATCAATGATTCAAGGCAAGATTCTATAGTTTTTTCTTCATTTTTTGTAACTAAAACTACCGAAATTTTATACTCTTTCCCACTTTCCAAGTTGATCCCTCTCTCTATCGCCAAATTATTAAGAGCATTTTTTATTGTTAATTACATTATTATTATTTACTCACCTTAGAAATTTTAAAATTTGTATTTTATATATGTTTTAGCGTTAAATATTTTCAAAAACACTCCCACACTTCTAATCTTTACTAATTCTTAATTTCTTTAACTTCTTCGCTACGTACCGCAAAAGAATGGGAGAGGACCCTATCCTGTACCCATTATAAATTCATATTTATTATATAATAATTATACACTTTAAAAATAAACTTTGAATTTAATTGGCTATTAGAATTTAAAATAATTAAAAAAACAAAACCCCTAATTTAGGGGTTTGATTAATTAATATTTATGATATCTTTGCGAAGTACTCAAAACTTCCACTCCATTATTTTCTAACTCTTTTACATATGTTTCATAACCTGGCAAGTTTGGTGGCACTATTATCTTTTTTATATTCCACTCTAAAAGTTTTTTTACAATTTTTTCAGAATTCACCGTAGAATCCAAAATCATAGTTCCACCCATGGGAGTTTCTTCTGCCAATTCTAAAATTTGTTCGAGACTTAACAAAGCTATTTCTCTATTTAAACACGATTGATTACCTGAATATATCTTATTATCCTTAACATAAACAATTGTATCAGATTTATGATTCTTCGATACTTCAAACGCAACTTTTTCAACAAGAGTTGTATTAGGCGAAAACTTTAAAGAATTTTGTTTTATAACGAGATCTCCTTCTACTATATATTCATCTTCATATGTTAAAAGCTCTTTTTTGATTCTAAAAACCATAGGTTTAAAAGATAACATTTCTTCTGTATTTCCAATATTAGCCGAAGTTAATAAACAATCATGTCTTGATTCCTTCAACTCTTCAATTGTTTGTAAATCATCACAATACACTACTCCACCTTTCAAACGCTTAACAATATCTATAAATTTCATACTTTCTTCTTCAGAAGGATTTAAATAACCAAAAACAAACGTTCCTTTTTTTGAAAAACCCAAAAATCTGCCTTCTAAATTACTAACAAGAGAATATAATATTTTTACATCTTTTAATATCCTTAACGTTGGCTTTTTATAAGAAGTTAGATTCTCAAGATTATTCACAAAACTTTTTTTATCCAAAAATTTCATCAAAACAGCTTCTTGCATAGGATTGGAGCCATATCGTAAATTGCCCAAAATCTCAAAGAACTCATGATCAAACTTTTCAGAAGCAAAGAGTTCCGAGAAGACTTTATGGATACTTGCATCATACTTTGAAGAAGAAAAGAAGACTTTCAACGAAAGTTTTCTTCTCAATTGCAATGGAACATCTCCACATTCTTCCAAATTTTCCCTCACATTTTGGTAATCATTTGGGTCTACCAAAGGTACAACATCCTTATAATTTTTAGCAGCAGCCCTAATCAGAGAAAATCCACCTATATCCAAATAATCAAGTAGCTTCTCTTCGTTTGCAGTTTTTTTTGCCATATCAATAAATGAAGGAAAATTAATCACTACCATATCAATCCTTTTAATATTATATTGCTCCATTTCTTCCTCATGAACTTTATCGTTCGACTTGGCTAATATTCCACCAAAAAGTTTGGCATCGATACTTTTTATTCTTCCATTTAGTATCTCAGGAAAATCTATATAATCAGACATCTTAGTAACCTCTATACCTTTAGCCTTTAAAAAAGATGCCGTACCTTCCGTACTAATTATTTCAACACCATTTTCAAATAAGAATCTTGCAAAATCTTCTAAATTTGTTTTGTCATAGACAGAAATTATTGCTCGTTTAATATTCATAACTTCTTCCTCCATTATTAGTTTCTCTTTGCCAAATGTGACTCAGCTTTACTTCATATTAAATTGAAAATTTCCCAGGTGCTTTTGCAAAAAGTCTTGATTTCTCCACATGATCAAGGCCTAAGATATACCTCGTAAACCTTTCTATGCCTATTCCACATCCAGCAGAAGGTTCTAAAAATCCTTCTTTTGCAATATTTAAATAATCTTCATAACTTTCCAAACCATTACCCTTTAATTCTATCCTTTTTACTATCTGTTCGTATTCATTTTCTCTTTCTCCACCAGATATACCCTCACCAAAACCTTCAGGATAAATCAAATCAAAATCCAACAAAGTTTCTGGATCTTTAGCATTCTGTTTGTCATAAAACTCTCTTTCTAATATAAGCATATCTATCAACCAAACTGGTCCTTCGCTATGCTTTGACAAAGCAACTTCATAATCATTGCCATAAAGGAGTTTAGCTTCTTTAACAGTAATTTTTTCAAAAGGTTTACTTGGAATTTTCAATGTAGGATGATACTTTAATATTATATCAGAATATTTGTCTAAAATATTTTTAATAACATAAATTATCAAATCTTCCATTAAATCCATAATATCTTCTCTTTTCGCATTTTTAACTTCCAAATCTAACTGTACAAAATCTATTAAATGACGTCCCGATTGATACTTTTCTTCTCTTTCTAACCTTAAATTTGGAGAAACGGAAAATATTTTATCATGCACAAGAACTCCTACCTGTTTTTGTAAGATCATAGATTTTGTAACATAGTATTTATAACCATAATAATCAATTTGTGCATCAAAAACATCATGATTCAATGGATCTGTAATCGTTGAAATAATTACCGGTAAGAATTCTATAAATCCTTTAGATAATAAAAATTCACGAGAAAACCTTAAAATTTCTGATTGAATCAATAAAGCATCTTTATAGGTTTCGTTTTTCAAATATTCTTCAACCAACTTAACAGAGTCAACTTTTCTACCTTCACTTTTTACTT
The sequence above is a segment of the Petrotoga sp. 9PWA.NaAc.5.4 genome. Coding sequences within it:
- a CDS encoding glycosyltransferase family 4 protein — protein: MLLVQVLLSFLISVILVPFMIKIAKKFNIVDKPDNILKVHKEPTPYLGGIVIFLSVLPFYYKDLGFIIPAGLLTCIGLYDDIKRVSPFIRLIAEFIVVSMAIYYVAGIDQPFQFILLVITGIALINGVNMVDGMDGVCAGTAVVSLLFFAFISKNFGLLIFAAAISGFLIYNFHPAKIFLGDAGSYLIGYILFYSFSFLSGRSGRGGYFISLIITGFYFTDLTYAVIRRILNKKSPFLGDKDHIYDKIRKKFNKESKFVAVFTYLISSIFGIIGVISWDFQFIGVIIVIITFAFIGYYFKLYTYN
- a CDS encoding glycosyltransferase family 2 protein is translated as MESGKEYKISVVLVTKNEEKTIESCLESLINQTKVPDEIIIVDGMSTDNTVEIVRKYQRKYNHIALFFNDKVYTPYGLNLGIRKSKGDFILIAGAHTIFNKYYIEKCINFLVKNHEAYAVGGITRSEAIDSNNFLEKAFAFVYSSPFGTAAKHRYDKSGEKEVDTVAYACYRKEVFEKIGYFDERLFRNQDIEFNYRMRKNGLKIYLMPIENTYFVPKNFSDFVKKNFSNGYWNFLTLKLAPHGISIRHFIPFIFTLYIFFLILFLIFSDNILFNLLFSSPILVYLLIDIYFSFKFAISSKNIRLFFYCLSMFPVLHISYGLGTLWSIIKSLQ
- a CDS encoding asparagine synthetase A, which codes for MEKVKSEGRKVDSVKLVEEYLKNETYKDALLIQSEILRFSREFLLSKGFIEFLPVIISTITDPLNHDVFDAQIDYYGYKYYVTKSMILQKQVGVLVHDKIFSVSPNLRLEREEKYQSGRHLIDFVQLDLEVKNAKREDIMDLMEDLIIYVIKNILDKYSDIILKYHPTLKIPSKPFEKITVKEAKLLYGNDYEVALSKHSEGPVWLIDMLILEREFYDKQNAKDPETLLDFDLIYPEGFGEGISGGERENEYEQIVKRIELKGNGLESYEDYLNIAKEGFLEPSAGCGIGIERFTRYILGLDHVEKSRLFAKAPGKFSI